In Cyprinus carpio isolate SPL01 chromosome A1, ASM1834038v1, whole genome shotgun sequence, the following proteins share a genomic window:
- the LOC109097580 gene encoding lysine-specific demethylase 2A-like isoform X6, translating into MEDPNPRYSKRLRSGTRRRYQDDGLSDDEIDGKRTFDLEEKLHNNRFSSDRIKRMEGKDLTYEYIQRCGLRDPIIFERPEGLGIKMPDPDFSVNDVKSLVGSRRMIDVMDVATQKGTEMSMTQWKSYYATPPSQREKLYNVISLEFSHTKLESFVKRPTTVDMIDWVDNMWPRHLKERQRDATNSITDMQYPKVQKYCLMSVQGCYTDFHIDFGGTSVWYHIQRGCKVFWLIPPTPQNLELYENWVLSGKQGDIFLGDKATDCQRIELKQGYTFIIPSGWVHAVYTPVDTLVFGGNFLHSFNIPMQLYISNIEDRTRVPAKFRYPFFHEMCWYVLERYLYSMTNTSYLIPEFQKYSLGIGLRREGLGCEVINGHAEEERDNNDAPSPPNAPGVKLHLPPFELQGLWHLVEELESLPSHRKCVPSGIHNAAALLHDIRALLKEHADDIPELSYTGKPIVRWPKRPSWYQPPPPPPPVIRPKLAATPIVPRPVKPASNMSVLRRRRVRCKRCEACQRTECGDCNFCRDMKKFGGPGKLKQTCVLRQCLAPGLPLSAVCEICGEGNQDTDEELMECSNCAQITHPSCLKTSGEGVVNKDLPSCWECPKCVVGKETDSESSGSGDDITAQDGSGGLGGEGRAWHGVGRPPSSLSHGSLQKRAAAPEQRLRKRLKLEGGKTHKRKSSSLDPRVAKIYRRHGMEHDDDSGSDDDSGKMSSVRGRVSSSRRGYGAGRRGVWRGSSHRGSRGGGSLATSSLKMRRGLGARGERGGRVRLRGGSHMRRRRYETDDDDEDDDDDDDEDDDDDEDDSDEERHLGRSDKEHRSRRRRRRGDDYDDDDDDEDDDEEDSEEQDFEGEDDEMEDLDDGGEEDEDDEDGENQSDSDPDPPVLLVSDLNDDLLSDSYLTVTLQRPPKAKRDPGSIVPKLEAAMSPRTPSGPGFNQRKTLPRTRLRNSTPTPAGNGLSQSKSVHTSSRQMRRSSNQDGRERDTASPSSMSSRSSVSPPPPPPAIATSSPPSLLSHPSFCDVGNERGCEKDIWMSVFRYLGRTDLAVCMRVCKAWYKWCCDKRLWTQIDLSRCRALSPQALSAIIKRQPVTLDLSWTPVSKKQIAWLIHHLPSLKDLIMSGCSSLCVSALSSQSCPGLRTLDLSWTVGVKDSQIKDLIVQPGSESRSRLRGLLTLSLAGLDVSDSTLKMIVRHMPSLRRLDLSHCQGLTDQSINLLTATGCNTRNTLRQLNLSGCNKLTDACLSYMKRLSALALLDLRGCRNVTRRGCDNFISDLSYCTVFCLTEDKLIQRIS; encoded by the exons CGGTCTGGCACGCGACGGCGTTACCAAGACGATGGCCTTTCCGATGACGAGATTGATGGAAAGAGGACTTTCGATCTGGAGGAGAAGCTCCACAACAATCGCTTCAGCTCAGACAGAATCAAACGAATGGAGGGCAAAG acctcaCATATGAGTACATTCAGAGATGTGGGCTTCGGGACCCCATCATCTTTGAGAGACCTGAAGGACTTGGCATTAA AATGCCAGATCCAGACTTCAGTGTAAATGATGTGAAGTCGTTAGTAG GAAGTCGGCGTATGATTGACGTGATGGATGTGGCTACTCAGAAGGGGACGGAGATGTCAATGACGCAATGGAAGAGCTATTATGCGACTCCTCCCTCTCAGAGAGAAAAGCTTTATAATGTTATCAGCCTTGAATTTAGCCACACTAAGCTAGAGAGCTTTGTCAAAAGACCTACTACG GTGGACATGATTGACTGGGTGGACAACATGTGGCCAAGACACTTAAAGGAAAGACAAAGAGATGCCACAAACTCTATCACTGACATGCAATACCCCAAAGTGCAGAA GTACTGCCTAATGAGCGTGCAGGGCTGTTACACAGATTTCCACATAGACTTCGGAGGCACATCTGTGTGGTACCACATACAGCGGGGCTGCAAG GTGTTTTGGTTAATCCCGCCCACGCCACAAAACCTGGAGCTTTATGAGAACTGGGTGTTGTCAGGGAAACAAGGCGACATCTTCCTTGGGGACAAGGCCACTGATTGCCAGAGGATTGAGCTCAAACAGGGCTACACGTTCATTATTCCATCAG gTTGGGTCCATGCGGTGTACACTCCAGTAGACACACTTGTGTTTGGTGGGAACtttttacatagttttaacaTCCCCATGCAACTGTACATCTCCAACATTGAGGACAGGACACGG GTGCCAGCTAAGTTCCGGTATCCATTCTTTCATGAGATGTGCTGGTATGTGTTGGAGCGTTATCTGTACAGCATGACCAACACCTCCTACCTCATCCCTGAGTTTCAGAAATACTCTCTGGGAATTG GCTTGAGGCGGGAAGGCTTAGGTTGTGAGGTGATAAATGGCCATGCTGAAGAGGAAAGAGATAACAACGATGCTCCATCTCCACCTAATGCACCAGGGGTGAAGCTTCACTTGCCTCCTTTTGAGCTGCAGGGGCTGTGGCACCTGGTGGAGGAGTTGGAGTCGCTGCCGTCACACAGGAAGTGCGTGCCTTCAGGAATACACAATGCTGCTGCCCTTCTACATGACATACGG GCATTATTGAAAGAACATGCTGATGACATCCCTGAACTCTCTTACACTGGAAAACCCATTGTCAGATGGCCAAAGAGG CCCTCCTGGTACCAGCCCCCTCCTCCCCCTCCACCTGTTATTCGTCCCAAGCTGGCAGCCACACCCATTGTTCCACGACCAGTGAAACCAGCCTCTAATATGTCGGTGCTGCGCCGCCGCCGCGTGCGCTGTAAACGGTGCGAGGCCTGTCAGCGCACGGAATGTGGAGACTGCAACTTTTGCAGAGACATGAAGAAATTTGGTGGCCCTGGCAAACTCAAACAGACCTGTGTCCTGCGCCAGTGTCTCGCT CCTGGTCTGCCGCTCTCTGCTGTATGTGAGATCTGTGGAGAAGGCAACCAGGACACTGATGAAGAGCTCATGGAGTGCTCCAACTGTGCTCAGATTACACATCCTAGCTGTTTGAAG ACATCTGGTGAGGGAGTGGTAAACAAAGACCTACCGAGCTGCTGGGAGTGTCCTAAATGTGTTGTGGGCAAAGAGACAGATTCTGag TCGTCAGGCAGCGGTGATGACATCACGGCACAAGATGGGTCAGGGGGGCTCGGGGGCGAGGGCAGGGCATGGCACGGGGTCGGGCGGcctccctcttctctctctcacggGTCGCTCCAGAAACGGGCCGCAGCCCCTGAGCAGCGGCTCAGGAAGCGG CTAAAATTGGAAGGTGGTAAAACgcat aAACGCAAGTCTTCATCTCTTGATCCTCGCGTGGCTAAGATCTATCGGCGACATGGGATGGAACACGATGATGATTCAGGCAGCGATGACGATAGTGGCAAGATGTCATCAGTCCGAGGCAGGGTCTCTTCATCCCGCCGAGGTTATGGAGCTGGTAGGCGAGGTGTTTGGAGAGGCTCCTCGCATCGAGGGAGTCGAGGGGGAGGCAGCTTGGCAACAAGTTCTCTGAAAATGAGGAGGGGACTCGGAGCAAGAGGGGAGAGAGGGGGTCGGGTTAGGCTAAGAGGAGGATCCCACATGAGGCGACGGCGCTATGAAACAGATGACGATGATGAAgacgacgacgatgatgatgatgaggatgatgatgatgatgaggatgacaGTGATGAAGAGAGACATCTTGGCCGGTCAGATAAGGAGCATCGTTCAAGGAGACGGAGGCGGAGAGGTGACgactatgatgatgatgatgacgacgaggatgatgatgaggaagacAGTGAAGAACAGGACTTTGAAGGAGAGGATGATGAGATGGAAGACTTAGATGATGGAGgagaggaagatgaagatgatgaggatgGAGAGAACCAATCAGACTCTGATCCTGACCCACCAGTCTTACTAGTCTCAGACTTGAATGATGACCTGCTGAGCGATTCCTACCTGACTGTGACCCTCCAGCGTCCTCCAAAGGCCAAACGTGACCCTGGTTCCATTGTACCCAAACTGGAGGCGGCTATGTCTCCCCGAACACCTAGCGGTCCTGGCTTCAACCAGCGCAAAACGCTACCCAGGACCCGTCTCAGGAACAGCACCCCGACACCAGCCGGAAATGGTCTCTCTCAATCCAAAAGCGTCCACACGTCCAGCCGCCAAATGAGGCGGAGCTCCAACCAGGACGGTCGAGAGAGAGACACAGCGTCACCGTCCTCTATGTCTTCTCGTTCCTCTGTttctccaccacctcctcctccagccATCGCCACTTCTTCTCCTCCTTCCCTCCTCTCTCATCCCTCATTCTGTGATGTAGGAAACGAGCGCGGCTGTGAAAAGGACATTTGGATGTCAGTGTTCCGTTACTTGGGTCGGACGGATTTGGCTGTGTGTATGAGAGTCTGCAAGGCTTGGTACAAGTG GTGTTGTGATAAGCGCTTATGGACACAGATAGATCTGAGTCGATGTCGAGCACTCAGTCCTCAGGCTCTGTCAGCCATCATAAAACGACAACCTGTGACACTTGACCTCTCCTGGACACCAGTATCAAAGAAACAGATCGCCTGGCTCATTCATCACCTCCCAA GTTTGAAAGATCTAATAATGTCAGGTTGTTCCTCATTATGTGTGTCAGCGTTAAGTTCACAGAGCTGTCCGGGTTTGCGAACACTTGACCTGAGCTGGACTGTGGGTGTCAAAGATTCACAAATAAAAGACCTCATTGTGCAGCCAG GCAGTGAAAGTCGCAGTCGGCTGAGAGGTTTGCTCACTCTGAGCTTGGCTGGTTTGGATGTGAGCGACTCCACCTTGAAGATGATCGTTAGACATATGCCTTCATTGCGCCGGTTAGATTTGTCCCACTGCCAGGGACTCACAGACCAGTCCATCAACCTGCTAACTGCTACTGGCTGCAACACTCGCAACACACTCAGACAGCTTAATCTTTCAG GTTGTAATAAGTTGACAGATGCTTGTCTGTCCTATATGAAGCGATTATCGGCTCTGGCTCTGTTGGATCTGCGGGGCTGTAGGAACGTGACTCGACGTGGCTGCGATAACTTCATCTCTGACCTGTCCTACTGCACTGTATTCTGTCTGACCGAGGACAAACTCATTCAGAGAATATCATAA
- the LOC109097580 gene encoding lysine-specific demethylase 2A-like isoform X9, producing the protein MEGKDLTYEYIQRCGLRDPIIFERPEGLGIKMPDPDFSVNDVKSLVGSRRMIDVMDVATQKGTEMSMTQWKSYYATPPSQREKLYNVISLEFSHTKLESFVKRPTTVDMIDWVDNMWPRHLKERQRDATNSITDMQYPKVQKYCLMSVQGCYTDFHIDFGGTSVWYHIQRGCKVFWLIPPTPQNLELYENWVLSGKQGDIFLGDKATDCQRIELKQGYTFIIPSGWVHAVYTPVDTLVFGGNFLHSFNIPMQLYISNIEDRTRSLVAPQVPAKFRYPFFHEMCWYVLERYLYSMTNTSYLIPEFQKYSLGIGLRREGLGCEVINGHAEEERDNNDAPSPPNAPGVKLHLPPFELQGLWHLVEELESLPSHRKCVPSGIHNAAALLHDIRALLKEHADDIPELSYTGKPIVRWPKRPSWYQPPPPPPPVIRPKLAATPIVPRPVKPASNMSVLRRRRVRCKRCEACQRTECGDCNFCRDMKKFGGPGKLKQTCVLRQCLAPGLPLSAVCEICGEGNQDTDEELMECSNCAQITHPSCLKTSGEGVVNKDLPSCWECPKCVVGKETDSESSGSGDDITAQDGSGGLGGEGRAWHGVGRPPSSLSHGSLQKRAAAPEQRLRKRLKLEGGKTHKRKSSSLDPRVAKIYRRHGMEHDDDSGSDDDSGKMSSVRGRVSSSRRGYGAGRRGVWRGSSHRGSRGGGSLATSSLKMRRGLGARGERGGRVRLRGGSHMRRRRYETDDDDEDDDDDDDEDDDDDEDDSDEERHLGRSDKEHRSRRRRRRGDDYDDDDDDEDDDEEDSEEQDFEGEDDEMEDLDDGGEEDEDDEDGENQSDSDPDPPVLLVSDLNDDLLSDSYLTVTLQRPPKAKRDPGSIVPKLEAAMSPRTPSGPGFNQRKTLPRTRLRNSTPTPAGNGLSQSKSVHTSSRQMRRSSNQDGRERDTASPSSMSSRSSVSPPPPPPAIATSSPPSLLSHPSFCDVGNERGCEKDIWMSVFRYLGRTDLAVCMRVCKAWYKWCCDKRLWTQIDLSRCRALSPQALSAIIKRQPVTLDLSWTPVSKKQIAWLIHHLPSLKDLIMSGCSSLCVSALSSQSCPGLRTLDLSWTVGVKDSQIKDLIVQPGSESRSRLRGLLTLSLAGLDVSDSTLKMIVRHMPSLRRLDLSHCQGLTDQSINLLTATGCNTRNTLRQLNLSGCNKLTDACLSYMKRLSALALLDLRGCRNVTRRGCDNFISDLSYCTVFCLTEDKLIQRIS; encoded by the exons ATGGAGGGCAAAG acctcaCATATGAGTACATTCAGAGATGTGGGCTTCGGGACCCCATCATCTTTGAGAGACCTGAAGGACTTGGCATTAA AATGCCAGATCCAGACTTCAGTGTAAATGATGTGAAGTCGTTAGTAG GAAGTCGGCGTATGATTGACGTGATGGATGTGGCTACTCAGAAGGGGACGGAGATGTCAATGACGCAATGGAAGAGCTATTATGCGACTCCTCCCTCTCAGAGAGAAAAGCTTTATAATGTTATCAGCCTTGAATTTAGCCACACTAAGCTAGAGAGCTTTGTCAAAAGACCTACTACG GTGGACATGATTGACTGGGTGGACAACATGTGGCCAAGACACTTAAAGGAAAGACAAAGAGATGCCACAAACTCTATCACTGACATGCAATACCCCAAAGTGCAGAA GTACTGCCTAATGAGCGTGCAGGGCTGTTACACAGATTTCCACATAGACTTCGGAGGCACATCTGTGTGGTACCACATACAGCGGGGCTGCAAG GTGTTTTGGTTAATCCCGCCCACGCCACAAAACCTGGAGCTTTATGAGAACTGGGTGTTGTCAGGGAAACAAGGCGACATCTTCCTTGGGGACAAGGCCACTGATTGCCAGAGGATTGAGCTCAAACAGGGCTACACGTTCATTATTCCATCAG gTTGGGTCCATGCGGTGTACACTCCAGTAGACACACTTGTGTTTGGTGGGAACtttttacatagttttaacaTCCCCATGCAACTGTACATCTCCAACATTGAGGACAGGACACGG TCTCTGGTTGCTCCTCAGGTGCCAGCTAAGTTCCGGTATCCATTCTTTCATGAGATGTGCTGGTATGTGTTGGAGCGTTATCTGTACAGCATGACCAACACCTCCTACCTCATCCCTGAGTTTCAGAAATACTCTCTGGGAATTG GCTTGAGGCGGGAAGGCTTAGGTTGTGAGGTGATAAATGGCCATGCTGAAGAGGAAAGAGATAACAACGATGCTCCATCTCCACCTAATGCACCAGGGGTGAAGCTTCACTTGCCTCCTTTTGAGCTGCAGGGGCTGTGGCACCTGGTGGAGGAGTTGGAGTCGCTGCCGTCACACAGGAAGTGCGTGCCTTCAGGAATACACAATGCTGCTGCCCTTCTACATGACATACGG GCATTATTGAAAGAACATGCTGATGACATCCCTGAACTCTCTTACACTGGAAAACCCATTGTCAGATGGCCAAAGAGG CCCTCCTGGTACCAGCCCCCTCCTCCCCCTCCACCTGTTATTCGTCCCAAGCTGGCAGCCACACCCATTGTTCCACGACCAGTGAAACCAGCCTCTAATATGTCGGTGCTGCGCCGCCGCCGCGTGCGCTGTAAACGGTGCGAGGCCTGTCAGCGCACGGAATGTGGAGACTGCAACTTTTGCAGAGACATGAAGAAATTTGGTGGCCCTGGCAAACTCAAACAGACCTGTGTCCTGCGCCAGTGTCTCGCT CCTGGTCTGCCGCTCTCTGCTGTATGTGAGATCTGTGGAGAAGGCAACCAGGACACTGATGAAGAGCTCATGGAGTGCTCCAACTGTGCTCAGATTACACATCCTAGCTGTTTGAAG ACATCTGGTGAGGGAGTGGTAAACAAAGACCTACCGAGCTGCTGGGAGTGTCCTAAATGTGTTGTGGGCAAAGAGACAGATTCTGag TCGTCAGGCAGCGGTGATGACATCACGGCACAAGATGGGTCAGGGGGGCTCGGGGGCGAGGGCAGGGCATGGCACGGGGTCGGGCGGcctccctcttctctctctcacggGTCGCTCCAGAAACGGGCCGCAGCCCCTGAGCAGCGGCTCAGGAAGCGG CTAAAATTGGAAGGTGGTAAAACgcat aAACGCAAGTCTTCATCTCTTGATCCTCGCGTGGCTAAGATCTATCGGCGACATGGGATGGAACACGATGATGATTCAGGCAGCGATGACGATAGTGGCAAGATGTCATCAGTCCGAGGCAGGGTCTCTTCATCCCGCCGAGGTTATGGAGCTGGTAGGCGAGGTGTTTGGAGAGGCTCCTCGCATCGAGGGAGTCGAGGGGGAGGCAGCTTGGCAACAAGTTCTCTGAAAATGAGGAGGGGACTCGGAGCAAGAGGGGAGAGAGGGGGTCGGGTTAGGCTAAGAGGAGGATCCCACATGAGGCGACGGCGCTATGAAACAGATGACGATGATGAAgacgacgacgatgatgatgatgaggatgatgatgatgatgaggatgacaGTGATGAAGAGAGACATCTTGGCCGGTCAGATAAGGAGCATCGTTCAAGGAGACGGAGGCGGAGAGGTGACgactatgatgatgatgatgacgacgaggatgatgatgaggaagacAGTGAAGAACAGGACTTTGAAGGAGAGGATGATGAGATGGAAGACTTAGATGATGGAGgagaggaagatgaagatgatgaggatgGAGAGAACCAATCAGACTCTGATCCTGACCCACCAGTCTTACTAGTCTCAGACTTGAATGATGACCTGCTGAGCGATTCCTACCTGACTGTGACCCTCCAGCGTCCTCCAAAGGCCAAACGTGACCCTGGTTCCATTGTACCCAAACTGGAGGCGGCTATGTCTCCCCGAACACCTAGCGGTCCTGGCTTCAACCAGCGCAAAACGCTACCCAGGACCCGTCTCAGGAACAGCACCCCGACACCAGCCGGAAATGGTCTCTCTCAATCCAAAAGCGTCCACACGTCCAGCCGCCAAATGAGGCGGAGCTCCAACCAGGACGGTCGAGAGAGAGACACAGCGTCACCGTCCTCTATGTCTTCTCGTTCCTCTGTttctccaccacctcctcctccagccATCGCCACTTCTTCTCCTCCTTCCCTCCTCTCTCATCCCTCATTCTGTGATGTAGGAAACGAGCGCGGCTGTGAAAAGGACATTTGGATGTCAGTGTTCCGTTACTTGGGTCGGACGGATTTGGCTGTGTGTATGAGAGTCTGCAAGGCTTGGTACAAGTG GTGTTGTGATAAGCGCTTATGGACACAGATAGATCTGAGTCGATGTCGAGCACTCAGTCCTCAGGCTCTGTCAGCCATCATAAAACGACAACCTGTGACACTTGACCTCTCCTGGACACCAGTATCAAAGAAACAGATCGCCTGGCTCATTCATCACCTCCCAA GTTTGAAAGATCTAATAATGTCAGGTTGTTCCTCATTATGTGTGTCAGCGTTAAGTTCACAGAGCTGTCCGGGTTTGCGAACACTTGACCTGAGCTGGACTGTGGGTGTCAAAGATTCACAAATAAAAGACCTCATTGTGCAGCCAG GCAGTGAAAGTCGCAGTCGGCTGAGAGGTTTGCTCACTCTGAGCTTGGCTGGTTTGGATGTGAGCGACTCCACCTTGAAGATGATCGTTAGACATATGCCTTCATTGCGCCGGTTAGATTTGTCCCACTGCCAGGGACTCACAGACCAGTCCATCAACCTGCTAACTGCTACTGGCTGCAACACTCGCAACACACTCAGACAGCTTAATCTTTCAG GTTGTAATAAGTTGACAGATGCTTGTCTGTCCTATATGAAGCGATTATCGGCTCTGGCTCTGTTGGATCTGCGGGGCTGTAGGAACGTGACTCGACGTGGCTGCGATAACTTCATCTCTGACCTGTCCTACTGCACTGTATTCTGTCTGACCGAGGACAAACTCATTCAGAGAATATCATAA